Proteins encoded together in one Mauremys reevesii isolate NIE-2019 linkage group 11, ASM1616193v1, whole genome shotgun sequence window:
- the LOC120374286 gene encoding uncharacterized protein LOC120374286 isoform X2: MATKLVRVLRLESVAEKGSDFPSSQLGLVQSRTLTFGRRPNHKTNLLKTISRRTDLRHSGETEIQLYWRYWSGPGWILSIGPNLALGGSFVSDTEVHGTCPQMLSVFSALLLLRHLVLTPLRLEKLEPSHSVLLEFLAMEFTPSITVHMTSKGEFPK, translated from the exons ATGGCTACTAAATTAGTTAGGGTATTGAGGCTGGAGTCTGTAGCGGAGAAAGGTAGTGATTTTCCTTCATCTCAGCTGGGCCTCGTACAGA GCAGGACTCTTACTTTTGGTAGAAGGCCAAACCACAAAACCAACCTGTTGAAGACTATCTCTAGAAGAACAGACTTGAGgcacagtggggaaactgagatacaACTGTACTGGAGGTATTGGAGTG GGCCTGGATGGATTCTTAGCATTGGACCAAACCTAGCCCTTGGAGGTTCATTTGTGTCTgacactgaagtccatggaacttGCCCTCAAATGCTGTCTGTCTTCTCAGCACTCTTGCTGCTGAGACACTTAGTGCTGACACCTCTGAGGCTAGAAAAGCTGGAACCTTCCCATTCCGTATTGCTGGAATTCTTGGCAATGGAATTTACGCCATCTATAACTGTTCACATGACAAGTAAAGGAGAATTCCCAAAATAA
- the LOC120374286 gene encoding uncharacterized protein LOC120374286 isoform X1 has translation MATKLVRVLRLESVAEKGSDFPSSQLGLVQSESTPLQTRGGGSLDSYYKKAGLKGLFVEGLCILCLDFVLFWKGRTLTFGRRPNHKTNLLKTISRRTDLRHSGETEIQLYWRYWSGPGWILSIGPNLALGGSFVSDTEVHGTCPQMLSVFSALLLLRHLVLTPLRLEKLEPSHSVLLEFLAMEFTPSITVHMTSKGEFPK, from the exons ATGGCTACTAAATTAGTTAGGGTATTGAGGCTGGAGTCTGTAGCGGAGAAAGGTAGTGATTTTCCTTCATCTCAGCTGGGCCTCGTACAGAGTGAGTCAACACCCTTACAGACAAGGGGTGGAGGATCACTTGACTCCTATTACAAAAAAGCAGGTCTGAAGGGATTATTTGTGGAAGGCCTATGTATTTTATGTTTGGACTTTGTCCTTTTCTGGAAAGGCAGGACTCTTACTTTTGGTAGAAGGCCAAACCACAAAACCAACCTGTTGAAGACTATCTCTAGAAGAACAGACTTGAGgcacagtggggaaactgagatacaACTGTACTGGAGGTATTGGAGTG GGCCTGGATGGATTCTTAGCATTGGACCAAACCTAGCCCTTGGAGGTTCATTTGTGTCTgacactgaagtccatggaacttGCCCTCAAATGCTGTCTGTCTTCTCAGCACTCTTGCTGCTGAGACACTTAGTGCTGACACCTCTGAGGCTAGAAAAGCTGGAACCTTCCCATTCCGTATTGCTGGAATTCTTGGCAATGGAATTTACGCCATCTATAACTGTTCACATGACAAGTAAAGGAGAATTCCCAAAATAA
- the LOC120374286 gene encoding uncharacterized protein LOC120374286 isoform X3, translating to MAKHLEGRTLTFGRRPNHKTNLLKTISRRTDLRHSGETEIQLYWRYWSGPGWILSIGPNLALGGSFVSDTEVHGTCPQMLSVFSALLLLRHLVLTPLRLEKLEPSHSVLLEFLAMEFTPSITVHMTSKGEFPK from the exons ATGGCAAAGCATTTGGAAG GCAGGACTCTTACTTTTGGTAGAAGGCCAAACCACAAAACCAACCTGTTGAAGACTATCTCTAGAAGAACAGACTTGAGgcacagtggggaaactgagatacaACTGTACTGGAGGTATTGGAGTG GGCCTGGATGGATTCTTAGCATTGGACCAAACCTAGCCCTTGGAGGTTCATTTGTGTCTgacactgaagtccatggaacttGCCCTCAAATGCTGTCTGTCTTCTCAGCACTCTTGCTGCTGAGACACTTAGTGCTGACACCTCTGAGGCTAGAAAAGCTGGAACCTTCCCATTCCGTATTGCTGGAATTCTTGGCAATGGAATTTACGCCATCTATAACTGTTCACATGACAAGTAAAGGAGAATTCCCAAAATAA